One genomic segment of Papaver somniferum cultivar HN1 unplaced genomic scaffold, ASM357369v1 unplaced-scaffold_6, whole genome shotgun sequence includes these proteins:
- the LOC113343481 gene encoding receptor-like protein EIX2, whose product MNFQVQFPFLYVKKKKPGPSIIDLSNNKLSGFIPFRIGYCRYLFSLNLGRNNLTGNIPIEVLQQNSVLHHLQLNDNNLSGCPLDFISKLAYLRVVSLANNKFGGTIPTVFNSSLLRILSLRSNKFNGSIPKEISNLQNLQILDLSQNNLTGIIPRTVGNLQRLVSKPTELFPIGGEIGLLFQMSLKGNMMQFQKLYSYSAGIDLSCNDLEGNIPEEIGQLKGLPTLNLSHNRFSGVMPPSVGSMSGLESLDSSFSNLSGKIPHSLVSVRYLGYLNLSYNNLSGRIPREAHFDTLSGDGSAYANNTLLCGFYTNHVCEDDQRSNPPNGSYEDVKDKLLLYAIVALGFAVGFWGLFFVLLLKKEKWWFVYWRLINVVAVRVVDCMLKD is encoded by the coding sequence ATGAATTTTCAGGTTCAATTCCCTTTTCTTtatgttaagaaaaaaaaaccagGTCCTTCTATTATTGACCTCTCAAACAACAAATTATCTGGGTTTATACCTTTTAGAATAGGGTATTGCAGGTATCTTTTCTCTCTTAACCTTGGCAGAAATAATCTCACAGGAAATATTCCAATCGAGGTTCTTCAACAAAATTCAGTGTTGCATCATCTTCAACTAAATGACAACAATCTTAGTGGTTGTCCTCTTGACTTCATTAGTAAACTTGCATATCTCAGAGTTGTAAGCTTAGCGAATAATAAATTCGGAGGGACTATCCCCACTGTGTTTAATTCGTCGCTGCTACGGATTCTTTCTTTGCGGTCAAACAAGTTCAACGGGTCAATCCCTAAAGAGATTAGTAACTTACAAAATCTCCAAATATTAGACTTATCGCAAAACAATCTCACAGGGATAATTCCTAGGACAGTAGGGAACTTACAAAGGCTGGTAAGTAAACCTACCGAGTTGTTCCCTATTGGCGGTGAaattggtttactatttcaaatgTCGTTGAAAGGGAACATGATGCAATTTCAGAAACTGTATAGCTACAGTGCAGGAATTGATCTATCATGCAACGATCTCGAAGGAAACATCCCAGAAGAGATTGGTCAACTAAAAGGTCTCCCCACGCTTAATCTGTCACATAATCGCTTTTCCGGCGTAATGCCACCAAGTGTTGGAAGCATGAGCGGTTTGGAGTCCTTGGATTCGAGTTTCAGCAACTTATCTGGAAAGATCCCACACTCTTTAGTATCAGTACGTTATCTTGGATATTTGAATCTATCTTATAATAACTTGAGTGGTAGGATCCCAAGAGAAGCCCACTTTGACACATTAAGTGGAGATGGTTCAGCATATGCTAACAACACTTTGTTGTGTGGCTTCTACACAAACCACGTTTGTGAGGATGATCAGAGAAGTAATCCTCCAAATGGAAGTTACGAAGATGTCAAAGATAAATTGTTGTTGTATGCTATTGTTGCTTTGGGATTTGCTGTTGGATTTTGGGGtctattctttgttttgcttttgaagAAAGAGAAATGGTGGTTTGTATACTGGAGATTAATAAATGTCGTTGCAGTGAGAGTTGTTGATTGTATGTTGAAAGATTAA